From the genome of Suricata suricatta isolate VVHF042 chromosome 3, meerkat_22Aug2017_6uvM2_HiC, whole genome shotgun sequence, one region includes:
- the GPR55 gene encoding G-protein coupled receptor 55 yields MNPQLNRSRSCSFSDVDELMKTVQLAVHVPTFLLGLLLNLLAIRGFSTFLKKRRPDYAATSIYMINLAVFDLLLVLSLPFKVALSHIRAPHPSVCTFVECLYFISMYGSVFSICLISLDRFLAIQYPFLVRHLRSPRKTLGICCTIWVVVLVGSVPIYSFHGKVEKYTCFHNMSDGTWSAKVFFPLEVFGFLLPMGVMGFCSSRSIHVLVSRRKLTQDWVQQKACIWTIAASLAVFMVSFLPVHLGFFLQFLVRNGFIVACSAKQNISLFLQLSMCFSNINCCLDVFCYYFVIKEFRMGIMAHRPSGDQLVPQDTMTSRM; encoded by the coding sequence ATGAATCCGCAACTAAACAGAAGCCGGAGCTGCTCCTTCAGTGATGTGGACGAGCTGATGAAAACCGTGCAGCTGGCCGTCCATGTCCCCACCTTCCTCCTGGGCCTCCTCCTCAACCTGCTGGCCATCCGGGGCTTCAGCACCTTCCTGAAGAAGAGGCGGCCCGATTATGCTGCCACCTCCATCTACATGATCAACCTGGCAGTCTTCGATCTGCTGCTGGTGCTGTCCCTTCCTTTCAAGGTGGCTCTGTCCCACATACGGGCGCCCCATCCCTCCGTCTGTACCTTCGTGGAGTGCCTGTACTTCATTAGCATGTATGGGAGTGTCTTCAGTATCTGCTTAATCAGTCTGGACAGATTCTTGGCCATCCAGTACCCGTTCCTGGTCAGACACCTCCGGTCCCCCAGGAAGACCCTGGGGATCTGTTGCACCATCTGGGTCGTCGTGTTGGTTGGGAGCGTCCCCATCTACAGCTTCCACGGGAAGGTGGAAAAGTACACATGCTTCCACAACATGTCTGATGGCACCTGGAGTGCCAAGGTCTTCTTCCCCCTTGAGGTGTTCGGCTTCCTTCTTCCCATGGGTGTCATGGGTTTCTGTTCCTCCAGGAGCATTCACGTCCTGGTCAGCCGTCGGAAACTCACCCAGGACTGGGTCCAGCAGAAGGCCTGCATCTGGACAATTGCAGCCAGCCTGGCTGTCTTCATGGTCTCCTTTCTTCCGgtccacttgggattcttctTGCAGTTCCTGGTCCGGAATGGCTTTATTGTGGCGTGCAGTGCCAAGCAGAACATCAGCTTGTTCTTGCAACTGTCCATGTGTTTCTCCAACATCAACTGCTGCCTAGATGTCTTCTGCTACTATTTTGTCATTAAAGAATTCCGCATGGGCATCATGGCCCACCGGCCTTCCGGGGACCAGCTTGTCCCCCAAGATACCATGACCAGCAGGATGTAA